One stretch of Pirellulales bacterium DNA includes these proteins:
- a CDS encoding DUF748 domain-containing protein, producing MAAVSSDSNSSKRSTRPHAAAKSAAPPATRPRRWPRRLLIALAGYALLMWVLPILLAWTPLRNRPLAMALPGLNGTVTSGGASLGWFSPVVFSDVEIRDAAGNLLISAAAIRTDKTLLQLALSQTELGTIRIEQPNLALEMRRDGSNAEDVLLPWLKSGNGGADLTIGLEFVDGTINLHDVPADRRWKIEQYQTSLKLGPKNPLPLECAISGNAIIDNKPAHFAVSYKQQPRTTNGATPNSLAATQSAAPGSAPIAVQAQVEPLPLEMFRPLIARMLPDAQVTGRLSANLQYQIAAAQADAKTLLAGQVQVDGLNLSAAALGADRLHLDSLQVPCRIAWQGRQIDVEQLGIRCDVGEFSITGQTTLPDNVTARSFAEWLHESFAVQGELDLAQLAKLLPETLHVRQGIQINSGDVKLALASDGGGSHRWSGQLQASNIIATNAGRQITWDKPVSVNLAAHDAAAGLVVDTFDCQSSFVHVAGSGTLVQFTAEADCDLNKLATELGQFVDLGSVKPAGDGQATLDFQRSADGGFRAVAKGQISNLQLAIPSHTWSEPSLAVTLNAAGQLPSVSNSGSQANRLTTAPAAAARVDKASLDVIAGPAGAAGTDHLALQLLEPATDVASLAAKGNWHVAVALQGDVARWQSRLASWIPLDAWQLGGACDASAQLTYSSKGIDIQQAHASINRLHAWGSGWFIDEPAMQLEGAATWDSAARSLKLAPTTLTSNTLALQAKETTLGLPAQGPADLVGAIAWQADLARLGAWTHNPRVAPASLATGRFSGQANLAESGTTTTAQLSAAIDNLAVFGAAPAAAPTQNVPLWQEKRLTIAAGGKYDRAADLLSLDSFDVASIALHFKGSGKVAALTGRQEADLAGQVDYDWQTLSPLLQPYFGTQIQLTGRQSRQFALRGPLAATASPANNADTLAWLRPLVVEAGSGWTTASFRGIQLGAAQFDTRLVDGTLSFVKPLTVGVSDGQMILAPRLRLSPGPALIMFDKGPLVQQVRLSQEMCSQWLKYVSPLASEAARAQGQFSIDLLGGRVPLADPSTCDIAGKLTIVSADINPGPIIHPFALIGRQVRAILNGQPPPLTAGSDRPLVHYPQQSVDFRVVNQRVYHELIEMDIGGMTIRTHGSVGLLDESLVLEAEVPMKSAPPLLGSQPNPQEQVVRFPIEGTLGSPKIDPRVIEKLAAQMLKNTTRNTLREGIDKLDNLFRPNP from the coding sequence ATGGCTGCTGTCTCTTCCGATTCCAATTCTTCAAAGCGATCGACTCGGCCGCACGCCGCCGCCAAGAGCGCCGCGCCGCCGGCCACGCGTCCGCGCCGCTGGCCGCGGCGGCTGCTCATCGCGCTGGCCGGCTATGCGCTCTTGATGTGGGTGCTGCCGATCCTGTTGGCCTGGACGCCGCTGCGCAATCGGCCGCTGGCGATGGCATTGCCGGGGCTCAATGGCACGGTCACATCCGGCGGCGCATCGCTCGGCTGGTTCTCGCCGGTGGTGTTTAGCGATGTCGAGATTCGCGACGCCGCGGGCAATCTGCTCATCAGCGCCGCGGCAATCCGAACCGACAAGACCTTGCTGCAACTGGCCCTCTCGCAAACCGAACTGGGTACGATTCGCATCGAGCAGCCGAATCTCGCGCTCGAGATGCGCCGCGACGGCAGCAACGCCGAAGACGTGCTGCTCCCGTGGTTGAAAAGCGGCAATGGCGGGGCCGATCTGACGATCGGGCTGGAATTTGTCGATGGCACGATCAATCTGCACGATGTTCCCGCGGATCGCCGCTGGAAGATCGAGCAGTATCAGACGTCGCTCAAGCTGGGGCCGAAGAATCCGCTGCCGCTGGAATGCGCGATCTCCGGCAATGCGATCATCGACAACAAGCCGGCGCATTTTGCAGTGAGCTACAAGCAGCAGCCGCGAACTACGAACGGCGCAACTCCAAACAGTTTAGCCGCGACCCAGAGCGCAGCGCCAGGGAGCGCGCCGATCGCCGTTCAGGCGCAGGTCGAACCGCTGCCCTTGGAGATGTTCCGCCCGTTGATCGCGCGAATGCTTCCCGATGCGCAAGTGACCGGGCGTCTGTCGGCAAACTTGCAGTATCAAATCGCGGCCGCGCAGGCCGATGCCAAGACCCTATTGGCCGGGCAAGTGCAAGTGGACGGGCTTAATCTTTCGGCGGCGGCGCTCGGGGCGGATCGGCTGCACCTCGACAGCTTGCAAGTTCCCTGCCGAATCGCCTGGCAGGGGCGTCAGATTGATGTCGAGCAACTCGGCATCCGCTGCGATGTGGGGGAATTCTCGATCACCGGACAAACGACGCTTCCTGATAACGTGACGGCTCGCTCGTTCGCCGAATGGCTGCACGAAAGCTTCGCCGTTCAGGGAGAACTCGACCTTGCGCAACTGGCAAAACTATTGCCGGAAACGCTGCACGTCCGCCAGGGAATCCAGATCAATTCGGGAGACGTCAAGCTCGCGCTTGCGAGCGACGGCGGCGGTTCGCATCGCTGGAGCGGGCAGCTTCAAGCGAGCAATATCATCGCGACCAACGCCGGCCGGCAGATCACCTGGGACAAGCCGGTCAGCGTGAATCTGGCCGCACATGATGCGGCCGCGGGGCTAGTGGTCGACACGTTCGATTGCCAATCGAGCTTCGTCCACGTTGCGGGCAGCGGCACGCTCGTTCAATTCACCGCCGAGGCCGATTGTGATCTGAACAAGCTGGCCACCGAACTCGGACAATTCGTCGATTTGGGGAGCGTGAAGCCCGCAGGGGACGGACAGGCGACGCTCGATTTTCAGCGCTCCGCGGACGGGGGCTTCCGCGCCGTTGCGAAAGGCCAAATTAGCAACCTTCAGCTAGCGATTCCGAGTCACACTTGGAGCGAACCGTCTTTAGCCGTGACGCTCAACGCTGCTGGACAGCTTCCGTCCGTCTCGAACTCCGGTTCGCAAGCAAACCGGCTAACGACCGCGCCCGCAGCCGCGGCGCGCGTGGACAAGGCCTCGCTCGACGTGATCGCCGGGCCGGCCGGCGCGGCTGGAACGGATCATCTGGCCCTGCAACTTCTCGAACCGGCGACCGATGTGGCCTCGCTCGCCGCGAAGGGAAACTGGCATGTCGCTGTCGCCTTGCAAGGAGATGTCGCCCGCTGGCAGTCGCGGCTGGCAAGTTGGATTCCGCTCGACGCCTGGCAGCTCGGAGGCGCCTGCGACGCGTCGGCCCAACTGACGTATTCGTCCAAGGGAATCGACATTCAGCAAGCTCATGCGTCGATCAACCGGTTGCATGCCTGGGGCAGCGGCTGGTTTATCGACGAGCCGGCGATGCAGCTTGAGGGCGCGGCAACTTGGGATTCCGCCGCGCGCTCGCTGAAACTAGCGCCGACGACTCTCACTTCAAACACTTTGGCGCTCCAAGCCAAAGAGACAACACTGGGGCTGCCCGCGCAAGGACCAGCCGATTTGGTTGGCGCGATCGCCTGGCAGGCCGATCTGGCCCGGCTCGGCGCCTGGACGCACAACCCGCGCGTCGCGCCGGCTAGCTTAGCGACCGGTCGGTTCAGCGGCCAAGCCAATCTGGCCGAAAGCGGCACGACAACGACAGCCCAACTCTCCGCGGCGATCGACAACCTGGCCGTCTTTGGTGCCGCTCCCGCAGCGGCACCCACTCAAAACGTGCCTCTGTGGCAAGAGAAAAGGCTGACGATCGCCGCCGGCGGCAAATACGATCGCGCCGCCGACCTGCTGAGCCTCGATTCGTTCGACGTCGCCTCGATAGCGCTGCACTTCAAAGGCTCGGGCAAGGTGGCAGCGCTCACGGGTCGCCAGGAAGCCGATCTGGCTGGCCAGGTCGATTACGACTGGCAGACGCTTAGCCCGCTGTTGCAACCATACTTCGGCACACAGATTCAACTCACCGGGCGGCAATCGCGGCAATTCGCCCTTCGCGGACCGCTCGCGGCAACTGCATCGCCGGCCAACAACGCCGACACGTTGGCTTGGCTGCGGCCGCTGGTCGTCGAGGCGGGTTCCGGCTGGACGACCGCCAGTTTCCGCGGAATTCAACTCGGCGCTGCCCAGTTCGACACTCGCCTGGTGGACGGCACTCTCAGCTTCGTCAAGCCACTCACGGTCGGAGTGAGCGACGGACAAATGATTCTCGCGCCGCGGCTGCGGCTCTCACCCGGCCCGGCATTGATCATGTTCGACAAAGGTCCGCTCGTGCAGCAGGTGCGGTTGTCGCAAGAGATGTGCAGTCAGTGGTTGAAATATGTGTCGCCATTGGCATCGGAAGCGGCGCGGGCGCAGGGGCAGTTTTCGATCGACTTGCTGGGCGGGCGCGTGCCGCTGGCCGATCCTTCGACGTGCGACATCGCCGGTAAGCTGACGATCGTCTCGGCCGACATTAATCCGGGACCGATCATCCATCCCTTCGCCCTGATCGGCCGGCAAGTTCGTGCGATCCTGAACGGCCAACCGCCGCCGCTGACCGCCGGCAGCGATCGGCCGCTGGTACATTATCCGCAGCAGAGCGTCGATTTCCGCGTCGTCAACCAGCGGGTCTACCACGAGCTGATCGAGATGGACATCGGCGGCATGACCATTCGCACGCACGGCTCGGTCGGCCTGCTGGACGAGTCGCTCGTGCTCGAAGCCGAAGTGCCGATGAAATCCGCGCCGCCCCTGTTAGGATCGCAGCCGAATCCGCAGGAGCAAGTTGTTCGCTTTCCGATCGAAGGCACGCTCGGCAGCCCGAAGATAGATCCCCGCGTGATCGAGAAACTCGCCGCCCAAATGCTGAAAAACACCACGCGCAACACGCTCCGCGAGGGAATCGACAAGCTCGATAACCTGTTTCGCCCGAATCCGTGA
- a CDS encoding sigma-70 family RNA polymerase sigma factor produces the protein MESEDKLVERLRAGDRDALGQWLNARRGPLIAFIERRLGTALRRKVDPDDLLQEVNTDAVRSFGEVDLSQRDPFGWLCQIAERRIIDAHRRFFGSQKRDAGREVPLDAGGGDQSRVGLINLLVASMTSASQAFSRDQRQIRLMSALEKLPEEHREALKMRYIEDLPSKTIAERLGKTDGSIRVMLTRSLARLQQLLEE, from the coding sequence TTGGAATCGGAAGACAAACTGGTCGAACGCCTGCGGGCCGGCGACCGCGACGCTCTCGGCCAATGGCTCAACGCGCGGCGGGGCCCGCTGATCGCCTTCATCGAGCGGCGGCTCGGCACGGCGTTGCGTCGCAAAGTCGATCCCGACGACCTGTTGCAAGAGGTCAACACCGACGCGGTCCGCAGCTTTGGCGAAGTGGACTTGAGCCAGCGCGATCCTTTCGGCTGGCTCTGCCAGATCGCCGAGCGGCGGATCATCGACGCCCATCGCCGCTTCTTCGGCAGCCAGAAGCGCGACGCCGGCCGCGAGGTGCCGCTCGACGCAGGCGGCGGCGACCAGAGCCGCGTCGGGCTGATCAACCTGCTCGTGGCCAGCATGACCTCCGCCAGCCAGGCCTTCTCGCGCGACCAGCGCCAAATTCGCCTGATGTCGGCGCTCGAGAAGCTGCCCGAGGAACATCGCGAGGCTCTGAAGATGCGCTACATCGAAGACCTCCCCTCGAAAACCATCGCCGAGCGCCTCGGCAAGACCGACGGCTCCATCCGCGTCATGCTCACGCGCTCGCTCGCGCGGCTGCAGCAGTTGCTCGAGGAATGA
- the sulP gene encoding sulfate permease, which translates to MSRYLPKSIVCFREGYSRERFLRDLIAGLTVGIIALPLAMAFGIASIPDDVAKVAGVSPPAMGLFTAVIAGFLISALGGSRVQIGGPTGAFIVIVLAIAKQHGYAGLATATIMAGAILIVMGLCRFGAMIKFIPYPVTTGFTSGIAVIIFSTQIKDFFGLKIDKLPDHFVEQWQSYSENASSWAPATFAVGLGSLAVIVALRRFAPRVPGMIVAVIAASCIVSLFDIHGVATIGSKFGEIPRALPIPHLPPFSISLVRELMPSALTIAMLAAIESLLSAVVADGMTGNRHKADCELVAQGVANIGSILFGGIPATGAIARTTANIKSGGKTPVAGMIHAVTLLAIMMAAAPLASHIPLATLAALLMVVAWNMAEIDHFRSILRAPRSDAAVLLATFGLTVFTDLTVGVGVGMVLASLLFMKRMADVSNISAITREFDERDEELGDLKDPNAVASRELPKGVEVYEVNGPLFFGVADRLKDTLNTLERPPKVFILRMRRVPAVDASGIHALEEFHAKCQRQGTVLLLSGVHAQPLTAFVRVRFDEVLGPNSMFGGLDEALDRAREILGLPPVERPQDAEPEVARDRVKVVPSQAKSA; encoded by the coding sequence ATGTCCCGCTATTTGCCGAAGTCGATCGTTTGCTTTCGCGAAGGATATAGCCGCGAACGCTTCCTCCGCGACTTGATTGCCGGGCTGACGGTCGGCATCATTGCCCTGCCGCTGGCGATGGCCTTCGGCATCGCCTCGATTCCCGACGATGTGGCGAAGGTCGCGGGCGTTTCTCCGCCGGCCATGGGGCTCTTCACGGCAGTCATCGCCGGGTTCCTCATCTCGGCGCTCGGCGGCAGCCGCGTGCAGATTGGCGGGCCGACCGGGGCGTTCATCGTGATCGTCCTGGCCATTGCCAAACAGCACGGCTATGCCGGGCTGGCGACAGCGACGATCATGGCCGGCGCGATCCTGATCGTGATGGGGCTCTGCCGCTTCGGGGCGATGATCAAGTTCATCCCCTATCCCGTGACGACCGGATTCACCTCGGGGATCGCGGTGATCATCTTCTCGACGCAGATCAAAGACTTTTTCGGCCTGAAGATCGACAAGCTGCCGGATCATTTCGTCGAGCAATGGCAATCCTATTCCGAAAACGCGTCATCGTGGGCACCGGCGACGTTCGCCGTGGGGCTGGGCTCGTTGGCGGTGATCGTAGCGCTGCGGAGATTCGCCCCGCGAGTGCCGGGGATGATCGTCGCGGTGATCGCGGCTTCCTGCATCGTGAGTCTGTTCGACATCCACGGCGTGGCGACGATCGGCAGCAAATTCGGCGAAATCCCCCGAGCGCTTCCTATACCCCATCTGCCGCCGTTCAGCATTTCGCTGGTGCGCGAACTGATGCCCTCAGCCCTGACGATCGCGATGCTGGCGGCTATCGAGTCGCTACTGTCGGCCGTTGTCGCCGACGGCATGACGGGGAACCGGCATAAAGCCGATTGCGAGTTGGTCGCGCAAGGAGTCGCCAACATCGGCTCGATCCTGTTCGGCGGCATCCCGGCGACCGGCGCGATCGCCCGCACCACCGCCAATATCAAGAGCGGCGGCAAGACGCCCGTGGCCGGCATGATCCACGCCGTGACGTTGCTGGCGATCATGATGGCGGCGGCCCCGCTGGCCAGCCACATTCCGTTGGCAACACTCGCGGCCCTGCTGATGGTCGTGGCCTGGAATATGGCCGAGATCGATCATTTCCGTTCGATTCTGCGGGCGCCGCGCAGCGATGCGGCGGTGCTACTAGCGACGTTCGGCCTGACCGTGTTCACCGATCTAACCGTGGGCGTCGGCGTCGGGATGGTGCTCGCCTCGCTGTTGTTCATGAAGCGAATGGCCGACGTCTCAAACATCAGCGCGATCACGCGCGAGTTCGATGAGCGCGATGAAGAGCTGGGAGACCTCAAGGATCCGAATGCCGTCGCCAGCCGCGAGTTGCCGAAGGGGGTCGAGGTGTACGAAGTCAACGGCCCGCTGTTCTTCGGCGTCGCCGATCGGTTGAAGGACACGCTTAACACGCTGGAGCGTCCGCCGAAGGTATTCATCCTGCGAATGCGGCGGGTTCCGGCCGTCGATGCCTCGGGGATTCACGCGCTCGAGGAATTCCACGCCAAGTGCCAGCGCCAGGGGACCGTGCTCTTGCTTTCCGGCGTTCACGCTCAGCCGCTCACCGCGTTTGTCAGGGTGCGGTTCGACGAAGTGCTCGGCCCGAACAGCATGTTCGGCGGCCTCGACGAGGCGCTCGATCGGGCCCGCGAGATACTCGGCCTGCCGCCGGTCGAGCGGCCGCAAGACGCTGAGCCGGAAGTCGCCCGCGACCGCGTCAAGGTCGTCCCCTCGCAGGCTAAATCGGCTTAG
- a CDS encoding mechanosensitive ion channel domain-containing protein — translation MIFGFDETVWKAAVERAVLFVPSVATAVVLLLVFWLVAAGVERVIQRAGEARKVASDAMFILSRAAKLSLLAVGFVTALGTLGINVTALVTGLGLTGFAVGFALKDIISNTLAGILILIYKPFQRQDRILVPSVPLNLEGHVVQVDLRYTTLQLPDRKILIPNANLFTNPIMVFQAPRSEVAPAISTSPNPPTPVK, via the coding sequence ATGATTTTCGGATTCGACGAAACGGTGTGGAAAGCGGCGGTCGAGCGGGCGGTGCTTTTTGTGCCGAGCGTCGCGACTGCGGTCGTGCTGCTGTTGGTCTTCTGGCTCGTGGCCGCCGGCGTCGAGCGCGTGATCCAGCGAGCCGGCGAGGCTCGCAAGGTCGCCAGCGATGCCATGTTCATACTGTCGCGGGCCGCCAAGCTCTCGCTTCTGGCTGTGGGGTTCGTGACGGCCCTGGGAACGCTGGGGATCAATGTTACGGCGCTGGTCACGGGCCTGGGGCTGACCGGTTTCGCCGTTGGCTTCGCCTTGAAAGACATCATCTCGAATACGCTCGCCGGAATCCTGATCCTGATCTACAAGCCGTTTCAGCGGCAGGATCGAATTCTCGTACCCTCGGTGCCTTTGAATCTCGAAGGGCACGTGGTTCAGGTCGATCTGCGCTACACGACCCTTCAGCTTCCCGACCGCAAGATTCTGATCCCGAACGCGAATCTGTTCACGAACCCTATCATGGTGTTCCAAGCGCCGCGTTCGGAAGTCGCTCCGGCGATCTCAACTTCGCCAAATCCGCCGACACCCGTTAAGTAG